A genomic segment from Modestobacter roseus encodes:
- a CDS encoding NDMA-dependent alcohol dehydrogenase: MPVPTRGAILREAPGSWEVTDLLADDPRTGEIQVKLSTSGLCHSDDHIATGDMPSGHYPICGGHEGAGEVIGVGPGVTDIREGDHVVFSFLPACGRCRWCATGKQYLCDSGANIGMGSRWDDAESFRYSLPDGTPVGQMCGLGSFSEVTTIDVRSAVKIASDIPMDIACLVSCGVGTGFGTATQAGAVEPGETVIVMGIGGIGINAVQGAAFAGASHVIAVDPVPFKQEKAREYGATHAFGDIEEATDFARSVTNGQGADKALVTVGVTTGEHVAQALASVRKAGVVVVTGLGPVSAVGLPISSMDFTLFGKEIKGALFGDQNPTTDIPRMLRLWQEGNLKLDGLITNRYRLDDINTGYQDMHAGKNLRGVLEFS, from the coding sequence GTGCCCGTCCCCACCCGCGGCGCGATCCTGCGTGAGGCCCCCGGCAGCTGGGAGGTCACCGACCTGCTGGCCGACGACCCCCGTACCGGCGAGATCCAGGTGAAGCTGTCCACCTCCGGGCTCTGCCACTCCGACGACCACATCGCCACCGGCGACATGCCCAGCGGCCACTACCCGATCTGCGGCGGCCACGAGGGCGCCGGCGAGGTGATCGGGGTGGGCCCGGGCGTCACCGACATCCGGGAGGGCGACCACGTCGTCTTCTCCTTCCTGCCGGCGTGCGGCCGCTGCCGCTGGTGCGCCACCGGCAAGCAGTACCTGTGCGACTCCGGCGCCAACATCGGCATGGGCTCGCGCTGGGACGACGCCGAGAGCTTCCGGTACTCCCTGCCCGACGGCACCCCGGTCGGGCAGATGTGCGGGCTGGGCAGCTTCTCCGAGGTCACCACGATCGACGTCCGGTCGGCGGTGAAGATCGCCTCCGACATCCCGATGGACATCGCCTGCCTGGTCTCCTGCGGCGTCGGCACCGGCTTCGGCACCGCCACCCAGGCCGGCGCGGTCGAACCGGGCGAGACGGTGATCGTGATGGGCATCGGCGGGATCGGCATCAACGCCGTGCAGGGCGCGGCCTTCGCCGGCGCCAGCCACGTGATCGCCGTCGACCCGGTGCCGTTCAAGCAGGAGAAGGCCCGCGAGTACGGCGCCACGCACGCCTTCGGTGACATCGAGGAGGCCACCGACTTCGCCCGCAGCGTCACCAACGGCCAGGGCGCGGACAAGGCGCTGGTCACCGTGGGCGTCACCACCGGCGAGCACGTGGCCCAGGCGCTGGCCAGCGTCCGCAAGGCCGGGGTGGTCGTGGTGACCGGGCTCGGCCCGGTCTCCGCCGTCGGCCTGCCGATCTCCTCCATGGACTTCACCCTCTTCGGCAAGGAGATCAAGGGCGCGCTGTTCGGCGACCAGAACCCGACCACCGACATCCCGCGGATGCTGCGGCTCTGGCAGGAGGGCAACCTCAAGCTCGACGGCCTGATCACCAACCGCTACCGGCTGGACGACATCAACACCGGCTACCAGGACATGCACGCCGGCAAGAACCTGCGCGGCGTCCTCGAGTTCAGCTGA
- a CDS encoding AAA family ATPase codes for MTMTTSASPTSAARLDGVGMVHTARQRVVARVREAEVVAAALAAGRNVVLEGPPGTGKTTLLRALADGTGVPLVLVEGNAELTPTRLVGHHDASRVLTEDYRPENFVPGPLTRAMTEGALLYVEEFNRVPEETMNVLLGVLSEREMHVPRFGRVTARPTFRLVAAMNPFDAVGTARITPALYDRSCRVAMGYQTEDDERAVVTTATGGPAPLLHRAVRAVRITRDHPELRIGSSVRGAIDTVLIARELAGVRGVGPDDEEVGTDAALAALTGKVTVSDGIARPVEDVVRDIWRRAGEELGKA; via the coding sequence ATGACGATGACGACCTCCGCCTCCCCGACCTCCGCCGCCCGCCTCGACGGCGTCGGCATGGTGCACACCGCCCGGCAGCGGGTGGTGGCCCGGGTGCGGGAGGCGGAGGTCGTCGCCGCCGCGCTGGCGGCGGGCCGGAACGTGGTGCTGGAGGGTCCGCCCGGCACCGGCAAGACCACCCTGCTGCGGGCCCTGGCCGACGGCACCGGGGTGCCGCTGGTGCTCGTCGAGGGCAACGCCGAGCTCACCCCGACCCGGCTGGTCGGCCACCACGACGCCTCCCGGGTGCTCACCGAGGACTACCGGCCGGAGAACTTCGTGCCCGGCCCGCTGACCCGGGCGATGACCGAGGGCGCGCTCCTCTACGTCGAGGAGTTCAACCGGGTGCCCGAGGAGACGATGAACGTGCTGCTCGGGGTGCTCTCCGAGCGCGAGATGCACGTGCCGCGGTTCGGCCGGGTCACCGCCCGGCCGACGTTCCGGCTGGTGGCGGCGATGAACCCGTTCGACGCCGTCGGCACCGCCCGGATCACCCCGGCGCTGTACGACCGCTCCTGCCGGGTGGCCATGGGGTACCAGACCGAGGACGACGAGCGGGCGGTGGTCACCACCGCCACCGGCGGCCCGGCGCCGCTGCTGCACCGCGCCGTGCGGGCGGTGCGGATCACCCGCGACCACCCCGAGCTGCGGATCGGCTCCTCCGTCCGTGGCGCCATCGACACCGTGCTGATCGCCCGGGAGCTGGCCGGCGTGCGCGGGGTCGGCCCGGACGACGAGGAGGTCGGCACCGACGCCGCCCTCGCCGCGCTGACCGGCAAGGTCACCGTCTCCGACGGCATCGCGCGCCCGGTGGAGGACGTCGTCCGCGACATCTGGCGCCGGGCCGGTGAGGAGCTGGGAAAAGCCTGA
- a CDS encoding vWA domain-containing protein — MRLLTALGRAVDPALRAAARALAARLPVTAPRRGLPDRPGSRRVVTRRDPTGADVDLDATLAARGAEPHWRAEHLHTRGWRATGRACVLLVDASGSVAGDELASAVLTASALTQRMRPGDELAVVAFWSTAVVLQPLSAVARPQLVVDRLFDLRGGGTTDLDLALRTAARELARTRTAAREVLLLSDGMPTDSPDPRPAAAALTRAGARLHVLGLSTDEESVANCAALAAAGGGRSAPLHRPALAPAAVRALLD; from the coding sequence GTGCGCCTGCTGACCGCGCTGGGGCGGGCGGTCGACCCGGCGCTGCGGGCCGCCGCCCGGGCGCTCGCCGCACGCCTGCCGGTGACCGCACCGCGGCGCGGCCTGCCGGACCGGCCGGGCAGCCGGCGGGTGGTCACCCGCCGCGATCCCACGGGCGCCGACGTCGATCTGGACGCCACGCTGGCCGCCCGCGGCGCCGAGCCGCACTGGCGGGCCGAGCACCTGCACACCCGCGGCTGGCGGGCGACCGGGCGGGCCTGCGTGCTGCTGGTCGACGCCTCCGGCTCGGTGGCCGGCGACGAGCTGGCCTCGGCGGTGCTCACCGCGTCGGCGCTCACCCAGCGGATGCGCCCGGGCGACGAGCTCGCCGTCGTCGCGTTCTGGTCGACGGCGGTGGTGCTGCAGCCGCTGTCCGCGGTCGCCCGGCCGCAGCTGGTCGTCGACCGGCTGTTCGACCTGCGCGGGGGCGGCACGACCGACCTGGACCTGGCGCTGCGGACGGCGGCCCGGGAGCTGGCCCGCACCCGGACGGCGGCGCGGGAGGTGCTGCTGCTGTCCGACGGGATGCCCACCGACAGCCCCGACCCCCGCCCGGCGGCAGCCGCGCTCACCCGGGCGGGAGCGCGGCTGCACGTGCTGGGGCTGTCCACCGACGAGGAGTCGGTGGCGAACTGCGCAGCGCTGGCCGCGGCCGGCGGGGGTC